From the genome of Bacillus marinisedimentorum:
TTATGTAGAGATTATGGGAGGGCTTAGACAATGACAGGAACAGTACAGCATCTTCAGGAAAACCTCCGCCATCTTCGGATGGCGGAAACAGCAGTTGAATTGCCCACGTTGCTTCGAAACGCAGAAAAACACTCATGGACGTATCTAGAATTTATAGAAGAGGTACTATCATTTGAACTAAAGCGCCGAGAGGAGAAAAACAGAGAAAAGAGGTTGAAAAAAGCAAAATTCCCATATTATAAAACCCTTAATGAATTTAAGGTTGAAGAACAGCAATCTTTGAGCACTCGTCAAATCGAGCAACTTAAAGAGCTGACTTGGCTTGAACAGCAATACAATATGATCCTACTGGGTCCACCAGGAGTTGGCAAAACGCATATTGCAATTGGGCTAGGTCTTGAAGCTATCCAAAATGGATATAAGGTCTCCTTTTATACCATGGGAGAACTGATAAATACCCTAAAATCCCAGGAATATCTCCGTAAATCCCAACTT
Proteins encoded in this window:
- the istB gene encoding IS21-like element helper ATPase IstB, producing the protein MTGTVQHLQENLRHLRMAETAVELPTLLRNAEKHSWTYLEFIEEVLSFELKRREEKNREKRLKKAKFPYYKTLNEFKVEEQQSLSTRQIEQLKELTWLEQQYNMILLGPPGVGKTHIAIGLGLEAIQNGYKVSFYTMGELINTLKSQEYLRKSQLQLKAIKEADLIIIDDLMYMAMDQREANLFFHLINDLYERSSIILTSNKGPEQWGELMGDKGITTAILDRLLH